The following are from one region of the Populus trichocarpa isolate Nisqually-1 chromosome 8, P.trichocarpa_v4.1, whole genome shotgun sequence genome:
- the LOC18101263 gene encoding formin-like protein 18 isoform X2 — protein sequence MGCGDVTPSSSPPTPPSPLPISVGPGNRKYNFSCSSSPSPPFSPPLSSHTSAENLPFLPQRLASPKRVPSAFSLERPDPDPLDSKSSCLEDLLEWFVQRCCSFCSKFV from the exons ATGGGGTGTGGTGATGTTACTCCATCATCTTCGCCACCAACACCACCATCACCTCTTCCCATAAGTGTTGGACCTGGAAATCGAAAGTACAATTTCTCCTGCTCCTCCTCTCCTTCACCACCCTTCTCCCCTCCTCTTTCTAGCCACACATCTGCTGAAAACCTCCCTTTCTTGCCTCAAAGGTTGGCTAGTCCTAAACGGGTGCCTTCAGCATTTTCATTGGAACGACCGGATCCTGATCCATTGGATTCTAAGAGTTCTTGCCTTGAAGACTT GCTAGAATGGTTTGTGCAGAGATGCTGTAGTTTTTGTTCCAAGTTTGTTTGA
- the LOC18101265 gene encoding ubiquitin C-terminal hydrolase 12, with the protein MGTHLSLYLALDLATLPAGCRVYADYTLRLVDQVYDRKHDMYGKVKSWFGASSSENGWSRYGPLSLYQSNNYLFAKDICIIEAEVIVLGSGSSF; encoded by the exons ATGGGCACCCATCTTTCTCTGTACTTGGCTCTGGATTTGGCAACGCTCCCTGCTGGTTGCAGAGTATATGCGGATTACACCTTGCGCCTTGTGGATCAAGTCTATGACAGAAAGCACGACATGTATGGTAAAG TTAAAAGCTGGTTTGGTGCCTCAAGCTCAGAAAATGGATGGTCAAGATACGGTCCCCTGAGTTTATATCAGTCAAACAATTACCTTTTTGCCAAGGACATTTGCATAATTGAAGCAGAGGTCATAGTACTTGGAAGTGGTTCTTCGTtttag
- the LOC18101263 gene encoding formin-like protein 18 isoform X1, which produces MGCGDVTPSSSPPTPPSPLPISVGPGNRKYNFSCSSSPSPPFSPPLSSHTSAENLPFLPQRLASPKRVPSAFSLERPDPDPLDSKSSCLEDLDKRDSIVMEIQVESTQQTPPLVLVELAWTFLSFDW; this is translated from the exons ATGGGGTGTGGTGATGTTACTCCATCATCTTCGCCACCAACACCACCATCACCTCTTCCCATAAGTGTTGGACCTGGAAATCGAAAGTACAATTTCTCCTGCTCCTCCTCTCCTTCACCACCCTTCTCCCCTCCTCTTTCTAGCCACACATCTGCTGAAAACCTCCCTTTCTTGCCTCAAAGGTTGGCTAGTCCTAAACGGGTGCCTTCAGCATTTTCATTGGAACGACCGGATCCTGATCCATTGGATTCTAAGAGTTCTTGCCTTGAAGACTT AGATAAACGAGATTCAATTGTAATGGAAATTCAAGTCGAATCTACCCAGCAAACCCCCCCACTAGTTTTGGTTGAGCTTGCTTGGACCTTCTTGAGTTTTGACTGgtag